The following coding sequences are from one Candidatus Nitrosopumilus sp. SW window:
- a CDS encoding HIT domain-containing protein yields MTCIFCDILDGKREGHILYEDDLHISFLDKYPIDVGHSLVIPREHHERITDMTPENVGKLFSLVPKIAKAILTGANADAFSIAQNNGRAAKQIIPHVHIHIIPRYTRKGTIWTKRQIPEDSELSELAKKIRSAI; encoded by the coding sequence ATGACATGTATTTTTTGTGATATTTTAGATGGTAAGAGAGAAGGTCATATTTTGTATGAAGATGACTTACACATCTCGTTTCTTGATAAATATCCCATAGATGTAGGGCATAGCTTAGTAATTCCACGTGAGCATCATGAGAGGATTACTGATATGACTCCTGAAAATGTAGGCAAGCTTTTTTCACTAGTTCCAAAGATTGCCAAAGCTATTTTGACTGGTGCTAATGCTGATGCATTTAGTATTGCTCAAAACAATGGCCGTGCTGCAAAACAAATAATCCCACACGTACACATCCACATAATTCCAAGATATACTCGAAAGGGAACAATTTGGACTAAACGACAAATTCCTGAAGACTCTGAACTTTCAGAATTGGCAAAAAAAATTCGTAGTGCTATTTAG
- the prf1 gene encoding peptide chain release factor aRF-1 — protein sequence MGKIEIEKQDSVKIYKIRKTLEELSRKSGRGTELITVYIPKGKQLHEIIGSLQQEQGTADNIKSDLTRTHVVDSLGKVIQRLKLYKKTPERGLVMFCGALPPEEGGPLGSEVVKVWEIDPPKDLNQYLYRCDDHFHVDILKDMLKDDNLIGFLAIDAKDAGWGLLHGDKIEVLAQTGSGVAGKHRQGGQSAKRFQKLREMELTYYFNRVAQTTREYFIDIYPVKGLVISGPGPTKEDFINGNYLEYRLQNNIIATIDSSYSGSEGIREAFAKSSDILGNFRLVEEKKLVEDLFREINGNTGKGSYGLQEVIEFLKNNVVETLIITDNTNLNRVEGICKRCKHVQEEIVERPEVIPKKTEYTNKPCPGCNSMEVEANEQDIVDYLELLASKTGSKLEVVSGSAEHGNMLASLGKIGAILRYNPGHSK from the coding sequence ATGGGAAAAATAGAGATAGAAAAACAAGATTCTGTTAAAATCTATAAAATTAGAAAAACGCTTGAAGAATTATCTAGAAAATCAGGTCGTGGAACAGAACTAATTACAGTATACATTCCAAAAGGAAAACAACTTCATGAGATTATTGGTTCACTTCAACAAGAACAAGGTACGGCAGACAACATAAAATCAGATCTAACTAGAACACATGTAGTAGATTCTCTAGGGAAAGTAATTCAAAGATTAAAACTTTACAAGAAAACTCCTGAAAGAGGTTTGGTAATGTTCTGCGGAGCATTACCTCCAGAAGAAGGAGGACCTTTGGGAAGTGAAGTTGTCAAAGTTTGGGAAATAGATCCTCCAAAAGATTTGAATCAGTATCTGTACAGATGTGATGATCACTTCCATGTAGACATTCTAAAAGATATGCTCAAAGATGACAATCTAATTGGATTTTTGGCAATAGATGCTAAAGATGCAGGATGGGGATTATTACATGGAGATAAAATCGAAGTATTAGCTCAAACAGGTTCAGGAGTGGCAGGAAAACACAGACAAGGAGGACAGTCTGCAAAAAGATTTCAAAAATTAAGAGAGATGGAGTTGACGTATTACTTTAACAGAGTAGCACAAACTACAAGAGAATATTTTATTGATATTTATCCAGTAAAAGGACTTGTCATTTCAGGTCCAGGACCTACAAAAGAAGATTTCATTAATGGAAACTATCTAGAATACAGATTACAAAATAACATCATTGCAACAATTGATTCATCATATTCAGGTTCAGAAGGAATCAGAGAAGCATTTGCAAAATCATCAGATATTTTAGGTAATTTTAGACTGGTAGAAGAAAAGAAGCTTGTCGAAGATTTATTCAGAGAGATTAATGGAAACACTGGAAAAGGATCATATGGATTACAAGAAGTAATTGAGTTTCTAAAAAATAATGTAGTAGAAACTTTGATCATAACAGACAATACAAATTTGAACCGAGTAGAAGGAATATGTAAAAGATGTAAACATGTTCAAGAAGAAATTGTTGAAAGACCAGAAGTAATTCCAAAAAAGACAGAATATACTAACAAGCCTTGTCCAGGATGCAATTCAATGGAAGTTGAAGCAAACGAGCAAGATATTGTAGATTATTTAGAATTGCTAGCATCAAAAACAGGTTCAAAATTAGAAGTCGTGTCAGGAAGTGCAGAACATGGAAACATGCTTGCAAGTCTTGGCAAGATTGGTGCGATTTTAAGATATAATCCAGGCCACTCTAAATAG
- a CDS encoding thioredoxin domain-containing protein gives MSKYHLLVIPIAIGILAGGFLAFYLEPESNTKKLTPSKLIEDGSPVLGDNNASITILEWGDYQCTFCYKFHQNTLNVINENFVKTGKVKLVFKDFPLNGPDSVLAAEASYCANDQEMYWEYHDELYKNWGGERTGWITRDSLDNFASNVGLDLEIFNTCLNEQKYQDKVNALYEFGREIGIDATPSFLVFNGEEIIKIRGNQPLEVFLKTIGEL, from the coding sequence ATGAGTAAATACCATCTTCTAGTAATACCAATAGCCATAGGCATTCTTGCTGGAGGATTCTTGGCATTTTATCTAGAGCCAGAAAGCAATACAAAAAAACTAACACCATCAAAACTAATTGAAGATGGTTCTCCAGTATTAGGTGACAATAATGCATCAATTACCATTCTAGAATGGGGCGATTACCAATGTACATTTTGTTACAAGTTTCATCAAAATACACTAAATGTGATAAATGAAAATTTTGTAAAAACTGGAAAAGTAAAACTTGTTTTCAAAGATTTTCCACTCAATGGCCCAGATTCAGTACTGGCAGCTGAAGCATCATATTGTGCAAACGACCAAGAAATGTATTGGGAATACCATGATGAACTTTACAAAAATTGGGGCGGAGAGAGAACAGGATGGATCACTAGAGATTCACTAGATAATTTTGCATCAAATGTGGGTTTAGATTTAGAGATATTCAATACATGTCTTAATGAGCAAAAGTATCAAGACAAAGTTAATGCATTATATGAATTTGGAAGAGAGATAGGAATTGATGCTACTCCTTCATTTCTAGTGTTTAACGGTGAAGAAATTATCAAGATAAGAGGTAATCAACCATTAGAAGTATTTCTTAAGACAATTGGTGAGTTATGA
- a CDS encoding DUF4443 domain-containing protein: MKTLISHLKEAKMIDSTRSGNFLTEKGKKFTAQLQKIIPKECKIEKNSLTPSKNNHAVILKKYSSAIKTGLEQRDYAILYGSSGCTTLVFTNNKFVFPGEDRDCLSKDKKTKQILVDKLTPSEGDIIIISSSDDSFVAEISAKNSALWTIATN, from the coding sequence GTGAAGACCTTGATTTCACATCTAAAAGAAGCAAAAATGATAGACTCTACAAGATCAGGAAATTTCCTAACTGAAAAAGGGAAAAAATTCACAGCACAATTACAAAAAATCATTCCAAAAGAATGCAAAATTGAGAAGAACAGTCTAACTCCGAGTAAAAATAATCATGCAGTAATTTTAAAAAAATATTCATCGGCAATCAAAACAGGGCTGGAACAAAGAGATTATGCTATATTGTATGGATCATCAGGATGTACAACATTAGTATTCACAAATAACAAATTTGTTTTTCCAGGAGAAGACAGAGATTGTCTAAGTAAAGACAAAAAAACAAAACAAATCCTTGTGGATAAATTAACTCCATCAGAAGGCGACATCATCATTATTTCATCTTCAGATGATTCGTTTGTAGCAGAAATTTCTGCAAAAAATTCTGCCCTTTGGACAATTGCTACAAATTAA
- a CDS encoding CbtB domain-containing protein — MSETRQINVSKSQVPKLAIIALGIIFAAGLFVVGFDQGHIFSLVYGEQAFTDLYIHELTHDMRHAAGFPCH; from the coding sequence ATGTCTGAAACAAGGCAAATTAATGTGTCAAAATCACAAGTACCAAAATTAGCAATTATTGCATTAGGTATTATCTTTGCAGCAGGATTGTTTGTTGTAGGATTTGATCAAGGACATATTTTCAGTCTAGTTTATGGTGAACAAGCATTTACTGATTTGTACATCCATGAGCTTACTCATGATATGAGACATGCCGCAGGCTTTCCATGCCATTAG
- a CDS encoding CbtA family protein — protein sequence MKTSLFIIIVLISGAFAGLIHGTVNFAIVEPYLDQAIGIENQNLFASGEEEDTPEFWVEYEGYRTWQKSGQILAGVILGTSVGALFGIVFALSRNVLPGNNDVKKSLLLAGIMWLTLYIIPFLKYPANPPTVGDGETVVLRAILYLSFIAISGFGAVGFYQLSKKLKNNKKLVALIGYGVFISAVFFAMPENPDEITAPMDLVNEFRFMSVLGVTSFWASVGIILGLFWRKLSPQQKTTRYN from the coding sequence ATGAAAACGTCTCTTTTTATCATAATTGTTTTAATTTCAGGTGCATTTGCTGGACTAATTCATGGTACAGTTAATTTTGCAATTGTTGAACCTTATCTTGATCAAGCAATAGGTATTGAAAATCAAAACCTCTTTGCATCTGGTGAGGAAGAAGATACTCCTGAATTTTGGGTAGAGTATGAGGGATATCGAACTTGGCAAAAAAGTGGGCAAATTCTTGCTGGTGTGATCTTAGGAACTTCTGTTGGAGCGTTATTTGGAATTGTATTTGCATTATCTAGAAATGTGTTGCCTGGAAACAATGATGTCAAAAAATCATTATTGCTTGCTGGTATCATGTGGCTAACACTATACATCATTCCTTTCTTGAAATACCCTGCAAATCCTCCCACAGTAGGTGATGGTGAAACTGTTGTTTTAAGAGCGATTTTGTATTTGTCATTTATTGCAATATCTGGATTTGGCGCAGTTGGATTTTATCAATTATCAAAGAAACTAAAAAACAACAAAAAACTTGTTGCGTTGATAGGCTATGGCGTTTTTATTTCGGCAGTATTTTTTGCAATGCCAGAAAACCCTGATGAAATAACTGCTCCTATGGATTTGGTCAATGAGTTTAGATTCATGTCTGTTCTTGGAGTAACCTCATTTTGGGCATCTGTTGGAATTATTCTCGGGTTGTTTTGGAGAAAACTTTCTCCTCAACAAAAAACCACTCGCTACAACTAA
- a CDS encoding helix-turn-helix domain-containing protein encodes MSRKLTLPQLKKYDITQKVIEALADSESRAILFSIIRKGNTAAELSDKLKIPLSSVYKKLADLEELTLIEVEKWMLSDKGRKYKVYRSRISKADISIKKPEPVLTLLPNK; translated from the coding sequence ATGTCTAGAAAACTTACATTACCTCAACTAAAAAAATATGATATTACCCAAAAAGTAATTGAGGCATTAGCTGATTCTGAATCTCGTGCAATATTGTTTTCAATTATTAGAAAAGGAAACACTGCTGCTGAACTCTCAGATAAACTCAAAATTCCTCTTAGTTCTGTATACAAAAAATTGGCTGACCTTGAAGAACTTACACTAATTGAGGTTGAAAAATGGATGTTATCTGACAAAGGTAGAAAATACAAGGTTTATCGAAGTAGAATTAGTAAAGCAGATATCTCAATAAAGAAACCTGAACCTGTCTTAACATTACTTCCAAACAAGTGA
- a CDS encoding helix-turn-helix domain-containing protein, with protein MSKPNIIQLSEFDITQKIIESLSNVCTRAVLFSVKNESKDATQIAEELKISLSTVYKTLSNLEDLALAEVDKFVISPEGKKIKQYRSRIGKVEITVDNLEPSLNLYPNTDNPKSSL; from the coding sequence ATGTCAAAACCAAACATTATACAGTTATCTGAATTTGATATCACTCAAAAAATTATTGAGTCACTAAGTAATGTTTGTACAAGAGCGGTATTGTTTTCTGTCAAAAATGAATCCAAAGATGCAACACAGATTGCCGAAGAATTGAAAATTTCACTTTCTACCGTTTACAAAACTCTTTCAAATCTTGAAGATCTTGCTTTAGCAGAAGTAGACAAATTTGTGATTTCTCCTGAAGGAAAAAAGATCAAACAATACCGTAGTAGAATCGGAAAAGTTGAGATAACCGTAGACAATCTTGAGCCTAGTTTGAATCTGTATCCTAACACAGATAATCCTAAATCAAGCCTGTAG
- a CDS encoding phosphate/phosphite/phosphonate ABC transporter substrate-binding protein, which translates to MKQRTTLAIIVAFAAIGMATIPLSQTAQAQSSIPDWIKTNAAWWAEGAVDDATFLNGIEFLIESGIINVSSDSKPVDVDTLTIGFIPVEKADELTPKAQALEQFLEKNLGIDVEVVIPTNYETIIEGMRFGHIDAAFMDTGPAWITHERTGAEAVLAELVGGKVNYQATVWTLAENDSLQSIEDTVGKKVAFTSMTGSSGFVRPMGTLVTEGHVTIEGDDIVALESALANSFESYTFAGGYKAALTLLLEGKVDVAFGSDIAPQKYLELEDQKKLRPVTTIGPVPSHVFMVSADMSESTKNALVDTLIKLNYDEHNSILTDLYGAEALVPTTTTMHIGEFGEFINALTGLDQKILDKYNKSK; encoded by the coding sequence ATGAAACAACGAACAACTTTGGCGATTATTGTTGCATTTGCAGCTATTGGCATGGCAACAATTCCTTTGAGCCAAACAGCACAAGCACAGAGTTCTATTCCTGATTGGATTAAAACAAATGCTGCTTGGTGGGCAGAAGGCGCTGTAGATGATGCAACTTTTCTTAATGGAATTGAATTCCTAATAGAAAGCGGAATCATCAATGTTTCATCTGATTCAAAACCTGTAGATGTTGATACTCTAACAATAGGATTCATTCCAGTTGAAAAGGCTGATGAATTAACTCCAAAAGCACAAGCACTGGAACAATTCCTTGAAAAGAATTTAGGTATCGATGTTGAAGTAGTTATTCCAACAAACTATGAGACCATAATTGAAGGAATGAGATTTGGTCACATTGATGCTGCCTTTATGGACACTGGACCTGCATGGATTACCCATGAAAGAACAGGTGCAGAAGCTGTTTTGGCAGAACTTGTTGGAGGTAAAGTAAATTACCAAGCAACAGTTTGGACACTGGCAGAAAATGATTCTCTTCAATCTATTGAAGATACTGTTGGCAAAAAAGTTGCATTTACCAGTATGACTGGTTCCTCTGGTTTTGTTAGACCTATGGGAACTTTAGTTACTGAAGGACATGTAACAATTGAAGGTGATGATATCGTAGCACTTGAATCTGCATTAGCAAATAGCTTTGAAAGTTATACTTTTGCAGGCGGATACAAAGCAGCATTGACCTTACTTCTTGAAGGAAAAGTTGATGTTGCATTTGGTTCTGATATTGCACCACAAAAGTATCTTGAATTAGAAGATCAAAAGAAATTACGCCCAGTTACAACTATTGGTCCAGTACCATCACACGTGTTTATGGTAAGTGCTGACATGTCAGAATCTACCAAAAATGCACTAGTTGACACTCTCATCAAACTAAACTATGATGAGCATAATTCAATTTTGACTGACTTGTATGGTGCTGAAGCACTAGTTCCAACTACTACTACGATGCACATAGGCGAATTCGGTGAATTCATCAATGCATTGACAGGACTTGATCAGAAGATACTTGACAAATACAACAAGAGCAAATAA
- a CDS encoding phosphonate ABC transporter ATP-binding protein, with amino-acid sequence MKQIQMTANPSFSSISTKKIIQMNDVWTSYDSKNFALEGINMSIDRGTNYAIVGQSGSGKSTLLKLMNGMMIPSKGIIKIDYVTPDMNNKKFKKMMHTIGYIPQNLGLVKNSTVLENILIGALPRLGKIQSLFKKFPEHEIQEAKKIISQVGLSGKEDRKAYMLSGGEKRRVAIARALMQHPTILLADEIVSELDHVTAREIMGLIADAQKRMNLTAIMVHHDMQLALEYANRVAVIKEGQKILEIGVEGNTIVDFQTGDMTTEEIMEMYADDAKK; translated from the coding sequence ATGAAACAAATTCAGATGACTGCAAATCCTTCTTTTTCTTCAATTTCTACAAAGAAAATCATCCAAATGAATGATGTGTGGACATCATATGATTCTAAAAATTTTGCATTAGAAGGAATCAACATGTCTATTGACCGAGGAACAAACTATGCTATAGTGGGACAATCTGGCTCTGGAAAATCAACTTTACTAAAACTGATGAATGGTATGATGATTCCAAGTAAAGGAATAATCAAAATTGATTATGTTACCCCTGATATGAATAATAAAAAATTCAAAAAAATGATGCATACAATTGGATACATTCCTCAAAATCTTGGATTGGTAAAAAACAGTACTGTTCTTGAAAATATTTTGATTGGTGCATTGCCACGATTAGGCAAAATTCAATCTCTTTTCAAAAAATTCCCAGAACATGAAATTCAAGAAGCTAAAAAAATAATTTCTCAAGTGGGTCTATCTGGAAAAGAAGATAGAAAAGCCTACATGTTAAGTGGGGGTGAAAAAAGAAGAGTTGCAATTGCCAGAGCATTAATGCAGCACCCTACAATACTTCTTGCTGATGAAATTGTTTCAGAATTAGATCATGTAACTGCTCGTGAAATTATGGGTTTGATTGCAGATGCTCAAAAAAGAATGAACCTTACTGCCATCATGGTTCATCATGATATGCAACTTGCTTTAGAGTATGCAAATCGTGTTGCAGTAATCAAGGAAGGCCAAAAAATTCTAGAGATTGGCGTTGAGGGTAATACTATAGTTGATTTTCAAACTGGTGATATGACTACCGAAGAAATTATGGAGATGTATGCTGATGACGCCAAAAAATAA
- the phnE gene encoding phosphonate ABC transporter, permease protein PhnE codes for MTPKNNIVIGIIIALLVVASYNVDANPVDFVQGLPNLGIIVEEMLLVEPKYIPTALWAMFETIQMAFIGTIVGVAIALPLSMFAARNLNSKYVYAPIRALLAAIRTFPSILWAILFVIMVGLGPFAGVLAIIMYTIGFVAKLQYEAIETIDSDPMDAVSSIGVSKWQLIRYVVIPESASHLLSQMLYMFDYNVRQTSILGLVGAGGIGFYIINYIKFFEYGKAAVFMLVVLAAVLVIDWVSVKIRDKYIIKSQHGMEVTAKSN; via the coding sequence ATGACGCCAAAAAATAACATTGTAATTGGAATTATCATTGCTTTGTTAGTAGTTGCATCCTACAATGTGGATGCAAATCCTGTAGATTTTGTTCAAGGTTTGCCAAATCTTGGAATTATAGTTGAAGAAATGCTTCTAGTTGAACCAAAGTATATTCCGACTGCTCTTTGGGCAATGTTTGAAACAATTCAGATGGCCTTTATTGGAACAATTGTCGGTGTTGCAATTGCATTACCACTTAGTATGTTTGCTGCAAGAAATCTTAACAGCAAGTATGTTTATGCTCCAATTCGTGCATTATTGGCAGCAATTCGTACATTCCCATCAATTTTGTGGGCAATTCTGTTTGTAATTATGGTTGGATTAGGTCCATTTGCAGGAGTTCTTGCAATTATCATGTATACAATAGGCTTTGTTGCAAAATTACAATACGAAGCAATAGAAACAATTGATTCTGATCCTATGGATGCTGTTAGTTCAATTGGTGTGTCAAAATGGCAATTAATCCGATATGTTGTAATTCCTGAATCTGCTTCTCACTTGCTTAGTCAGATGCTTTACATGTTTGATTACAATGTACGTCAAACAAGTATACTTGGTCTAGTTGGTGCTGGAGGAATTGGATTCTATATTATCAATTATATCAAATTCTTTGAATATGGAAAGGCTGCTGTCTTTATGTTGGTAGTTTTGGCAGCAGTACTAGTAATTGATTGGGTCAGTGTTAAAATCAGAGATAAATACATCATAAAGTCTCAACACGGAATGGAAGTTACTGCAAAAAGCAATTAA
- a CDS encoding formate--phosphoribosylaminoimidazolecarboxamide ligase: MTSIATLGSHCSLQVLKGAKDEGLKTILVCEKKRERLYRRFPFIDELVIVDKFKEVLDEKCQSTLEQNDAVLIPHGTLIAQMSSEEIESIKTPIFGNKWILRWESDREMKEKLMREANLPMPKPVTNPSEIEKLSIVKRQGAAGGKGYFMAANEDDYNTKRNQLISEGVISKDETLYIQEYAAGVLAYLTFFYSPLKEELEFYGVDQRHESDIEGLGRIPAEQQLKSNKVPSFNVIGNSPLVLRESLLDEVYTMGENFVEAAKRVVAPGMNGPFCIEGVYDENAKFTSFEFSARIVAGSNIYMDGSPYYSLLFNETMSMGKRIAREVKTAAESNQLDKVTT, translated from the coding sequence ATGACCTCAATTGCAACATTAGGTTCTCATTGTTCACTACAGGTTCTAAAAGGCGCAAAAGATGAAGGGTTGAAAACAATTCTAGTGTGTGAGAAGAAAAGAGAGAGGCTATACCGAAGATTTCCATTTATTGACGAATTAGTCATAGTAGACAAATTCAAAGAGGTTCTTGATGAAAAATGTCAATCAACTCTGGAACAAAATGATGCAGTGTTAATTCCACACGGAACATTAATTGCACAAATGAGTTCTGAAGAGATTGAATCAATTAAGACACCAATCTTTGGAAACAAGTGGATTCTGAGATGGGAATCTGACAGAGAGATGAAAGAAAAACTCATGAGAGAAGCAAACCTCCCAATGCCAAAACCAGTCACCAACCCAAGTGAAATTGAGAAATTATCAATTGTAAAAAGACAAGGGGCAGCTGGAGGTAAGGGGTATTTTATGGCAGCCAATGAAGACGATTACAATACAAAAAGAAATCAGCTTATCTCAGAAGGAGTAATTTCAAAAGATGAAACATTATACATTCAAGAATATGCTGCTGGAGTTTTAGCATACTTGACATTTTTCTATTCCCCATTAAAAGAAGAATTAGAATTCTATGGAGTTGATCAAAGACATGAATCAGATATTGAAGGGCTGGGAAGAATTCCAGCAGAGCAGCAACTAAAATCAAACAAAGTACCATCATTCAATGTAATTGGAAACAGTCCACTAGTTTTGAGAGAATCTCTATTAGATGAAGTATACACAATGGGGGAGAATTTTGTAGAAGCTGCCAAAAGAGTTGTGGCACCAGGGATGAACGGTCCATTTTGTATAGAAGGAGTTTATGATGAGAATGCAAAATTTACATCATTTGAATTTTCAGCTAGAATTGTAGCAGGTTCTAACATCTACATGGATGGCTCTCCATACTATTCATTGTTGTTTAACGAAACAATGAGTATGGGAAAAAGAATTGCGAGAGAAGTAAAGACAGCTGCAGAATCAAATCAATTAGATAAAGTTACAACATAA
- the aspS gene encoding aspartate--tRNA(Asn) ligase → MIETELGTLRRSHYSNEINSSMDGTQVTVMGWVLTIRGHGNISFATIRDKNGDVSVVAKKGDCPDEIREKISSLKAHSSIAITGNVKSSEKAPSGYEIVPSELRVFSEVEKIPPFEPIAKTVKNIDTRLEVRPIDLRRKVLQHIFNTRSLVLKSIRSYFNDQNFVEINTPKMIATATEGGAALFPIFYYNKEAFLAQSPQLYKEQLTMSFEKVFEIAPIFRAEPSRTNRHLAEAISIDLEEAFVDYNDVMSRIEEIIKISIKTVNDYAKDNPDTEFTIPEVPDTIPQYSYDDLVDKMQKAGAKTEWGDDLYPSNLKKIGLEGFYFIKDWPLAPKPFYVKDSKSNPKISESFDLMFGDLELSSGSTRIEKRDELAERMKNKGMNTDAFEYHLGAFDYGVPPHAGCGIGLERLIMALTGTENIRDVTFYPRDVDRLTP, encoded by the coding sequence ATGATTGAAACTGAATTAGGAACTTTACGTAGATCTCATTATTCTAATGAAATCAACTCTTCGATGGATGGGACACAAGTTACTGTCATGGGATGGGTTTTGACTATAAGGGGACATGGTAACATCAGTTTTGCTACAATTAGAGACAAAAATGGTGATGTCTCAGTTGTTGCAAAGAAAGGTGACTGCCCTGATGAAATTCGAGAAAAAATATCTTCTCTAAAAGCACATTCTTCCATTGCTATAACTGGAAATGTGAAATCATCTGAAAAAGCTCCAAGTGGATATGAAATAGTTCCATCTGAACTTCGGGTATTTTCTGAAGTTGAAAAAATACCTCCATTTGAGCCCATAGCCAAGACTGTCAAAAATATTGATACTAGGTTAGAGGTAAGGCCAATTGATCTTAGACGAAAGGTATTGCAACATATATTCAATACTAGAAGTCTAGTCTTAAAATCAATTCGAAGTTACTTTAATGATCAAAACTTTGTTGAAATTAATACTCCCAAAATGATAGCAACTGCTACTGAAGGTGGTGCTGCACTATTTCCAATATTTTACTATAACAAAGAAGCATTCTTAGCTCAAAGCCCGCAATTGTATAAAGAACAACTTACAATGAGTTTTGAAAAAGTTTTTGAGATTGCACCGATATTTAGAGCAGAACCTTCTCGAACAAACCGTCATCTTGCAGAAGCCATCTCAATTGATTTGGAAGAAGCGTTTGTAGATTACAATGATGTCATGAGTAGAATTGAAGAGATTATCAAAATTTCAATTAAAACTGTTAATGATTATGCAAAAGATAACCCTGATACAGAATTTACAATCCCTGAAGTTCCCGACACCATTCCTCAATACTCTTATGATGATTTGGTAGACAAAATGCAAAAGGCCGGTGCAAAAACTGAATGGGGTGATGATCTTTACCCATCTAATCTTAAAAAAATTGGTCTTGAGGGATTCTACTTTATCAAAGACTGGCCTTTGGCACCAAAACCATTCTATGTTAAAGACAGTAAATCTAATCCAAAAATTTCTGAATCTTTTGATTTGATGTTTGGTGATTTGGAATTATCTTCTGGCAGTACCAGAATTGAAAAACGTGATGAATTAGCTGAAAGAATGAAAAACAAAGGCATGAACACTGATGCATTTGAGTATCACCTCGGTGCATTTGATTATGGTGTACCTCCTCATGCTGGATGTGGTATTGGTCTTGAGAGATTGATTATGGCTCTTACAGGCACAGAAAACATTCGTGATGTAACATTTTATCCAAGAGATGTTGATAGACTAACACCCTAG
- a CDS encoding aspartyl/glutamyl-tRNA amidotransferase subunit C, translating to MVTEEEIEKVAKLMKIEVDDHKEYIDKVHAMIDYFDILDSAGVEDEEITMQEIPITALREDKYIPFDEKLIEKLNHYKGTYVRAPKMSK from the coding sequence ATGGTTACAGAAGAAGAGATTGAGAAAGTAGCAAAATTAATGAAAATCGAGGTAGATGATCATAAAGAGTATATTGACAAAGTCCATGCTATGATTGATTATTTTGATATTTTAGATTCTGCTGGAGTTGAAGATGAAGAAATTACCATGCAAGAAATTCCAATTACTGCATTACGTGAAGATAAATACATTCCATTTGATGAAAAATTAATTGAAAAACTAAATCACTACAAAGGAACCTATGTTCGAGCCCCAAAGATGTCAAAATGA